GCAGTCCGATTGCTGCCGCGTGCGAGCGGAACGCTATCGTGATCCACTTCCGGGTCGGTGCCCGAGCGGCCAAAGGGAGCAGGCTGTAAACCTGCCGGCGTATGCCTTCGGAGGTTCAAATCCTCCCCGGCCCACGGAACATGCAAGCGGGGTCCGCGCCTGCCGGCACGTCTACTGGCGGCGCGGGCTCACAGCAGCATCTCCATCAACACGACGTCGAGCCAGCGCCCGAACTTGCGGCCGACCTCCCGCTCGGTGCCCACGATCTCGAAACCGCAGTTGCGGTGCAGTCCGATCGAGACCTCGTGGCCGCCGACGATCTTGGCCATCAGCGCATGGAATCCGTGCGAGCGGGCCCGTTCCACGAGCTCGGCCAGCAGCAGCCTCCCCACGCCGCGCCCCTGGTGGTGCTCGGACACATAGACGCTGTCCTCCACGGTCGTGGCGTAGCCGGCCCGCTCCCTGTAGGCCGACAAGGCGCCGAATCCCGCTACCTGGCCATCGGCCTCGTCCACGGCGACCATCACCACGTGGGCTCCGGCGCGGCTGGTGAGCCACTCGACCTGCTCGTCGAGGGTGCGTGGTACCAGATCGAACGTGGCGGTGGAGGTCAGGACCTGGTGGTGGTAGATCTCGAGGATTGCCGGCGCATCGTCGGCCGTGGCGTCGCGGAGCTGCACGTGGCTCAACCTACCGTCGCCCGGCTGGCGCGACTGAAGGTGTTTGCGGGGCTCCCCTGAGCTCAGGTCGTGGCCGGCATCGGCTCGACCACTTCCAGCGCGCCGGTCATCGCCTCGAGGCCGGCCCAGGAGCGGATCTCGGCCGAGTCGGTGAGCAGCAGGACCTGCTGGTGTGCCGACTGCTCGAGAATCGTCTCCAGCAGAGGACCCACTATCTGCGGATCGCAGTTCAGGAACGGTTCATCGAGGACCAACGGGAAACTCTCGCCGCCCGGACCCACGTTGCGGACCTCGCCGAGGCACTCGTTGAGTGCCCGCCCCACTGCCGGCAAGGGGCCACCGGTGGCTGCGATCCCACCGGTCGTTGCGTGGGCGAGGTCGCGTCCTGTGGCGGCAGCCGACACGATCGCCGCGCGGTGCTCCATGGCCCATTCGACGGTTACGTTGCCGGCCAGCACACTCCATCGTGACTGGGCGTCACGCTGGTTCTCGGCGGCCTCGAGCAGCCGGCGCCGATGTGCATCCGAGCCGAGCAGGCCGTTGACCCTCTGCAGGTGGAAGCCCAGGTAGCTGTGGGCGCCCGCTGCATCGAGCGCCTCGGCCTCTGCGTTGGCGGCAGATTGTGCGCGCCGCCAGTAGGCGACCGACACCATCACCGCGGCCGCAGCTATGACGGCCATTGCCGCGATTCCGAGTGCTCCCATCATGCGGGCGGCCGGTATGGAGAACAGCGCCGCGATACCCGCGACGAGGAAGTTGATCTTTCGCACCGACTCGGACTGGGCCGCTGCGTCCTCGAACTGCTGGTGGGTCTCCTCGATGCGGGCGACCGCGTCGGCATCCTCGGCGGTGGAGCCGACCTCCTCCGCCTCGCGGTCGAGTTCGCGGTTGGCCGCCACCAGCCGCTCGGCA
This portion of the Actinomycetes bacterium genome encodes:
- a CDS encoding N-acetyltransferase — its product is MQLRDATADDAPAILEIYHHQVLTSTATFDLVPRTLDEQVEWLTSRAGAHVVMVAVDEADGQVAGFGALSAYRERAGYATTVEDSVYVSEHHQGRGVGRLLLAELVERARSHGFHALMAKIVGGHEVSIGLHRNCGFEIVGTEREVGRKFGRWLDVVLMEMLL